In Deltaproteobacteria bacterium, a single window of DNA contains:
- the gfa gene encoding S-(hydroxymethyl)glutathione synthase yields the protein MAISIHPQVDGGVKPGSKDFAGGALYCRCADKKVAVAIKSQCAHNHVCGCTKCWKPAGALFSQVAVVSRDKLQVTANADKLKVVDANAAIKRYACSACGVHMYGRIDNEKHPFYGFDFIHTELSPDAGWAAPEFAAFVSSIIESGFSPSGMGEVRARLKELKLEPYDCLSPALMDAIATHVAKASGALKS from the coding sequence ATGGCTATATCTATCCATCCGCAGGTCGATGGCGGGGTAAAACCCGGTTCCAAGGATTTCGCCGGCGGCGCGCTTTATTGCCGCTGCGCCGACAAGAAAGTCGCCGTGGCGATCAAAAGCCAGTGCGCGCACAATCACGTTTGCGGCTGCACCAAGTGTTGGAAGCCGGCGGGGGCGCTGTTCTCGCAGGTTGCCGTGGTGTCGCGCGATAAACTGCAGGTGACCGCGAACGCTGACAAGCTAAAGGTCGTGGACGCCAACGCGGCGATCAAGCGCTACGCCTGCAGCGCCTGCGGCGTGCACATGTACGGCCGCATCGACAATGAGAAGCATCCTTTCTATGGCTTCGATTTTATCCACACCGAGCTGTCGCCGGACGCCGGCTGGGCGGCGCCGGAGTTTGCCGCGTTTGTTTCCTCGATCATTGAGTCGGGCTTTAGCCCGAGCGGCATGGGCGAGGTGCGGGCGCGTTTGAAGGAGTTGAAGCTGGAGCCCTACGACTGTTTGTCGCCGGCGTTGATGGATGCGATTGCGACCCATGTGGCAAAGGCGTCGGGGGCTTTGAAAAGCTGA